In Brassica napus cultivar Da-Ae chromosome A3, Da-Ae, whole genome shotgun sequence, the sequence GAAACGAACTTGGTTTGATTGAAATGAAGGAAAAGTAAACGCACTTTCAACGTTATCAAGGCATTGACTGAAAGAAGAGTCTGATGCTTCGTCATCTTCTCCAAGTTGTATCTCAAGAACGGAGACTGGACTGTTCTGCTCCTCTTCACACTGTAAGTCCTGGTCATGATCATTGCATATTAGGCAAAATCATCAACTACTATTAGTTGTAGTGTAATAGCTTCAtttgtttttaatgttaatGCATGTCTACTCTATTAAAACATGTACAGTACATACTCTTCTATGTAGACAAAGACAGCTTCTGTTTTGTCTtcatgtgaatttttttttcattaccgAACAGCTGCACGTGCATTTAAAGACAGCATGGGCGACCTTACCGTACGGTTGAAGCAAAGTCAACACATAAGATCTCATATTAACTTTATTTCTttgttaaatatgttttctcttctATATATGCATGTACTAGTTTAAACTCTGTgattaaaatagtatatatttctTAGTATAGTATACATATTACCTCAGGTCCCACTACAGTGTCGGCGTCTGTTACTGCTGTGCAAGAATCTTCGCCGACACATTGTAACTTGTGGTTTTCACCACCTTCCTCTTTTTCAACGTTACCTCCCCATGCTGACGGTAAAAACTCTGACGTAAAATCCGAGTCGCACCAGCTGCTGGAGGATGTGTCGCTGCCCGTGGATGATCCTGTGATTGTCTTGGTCGTGCACTGATGAGGTTGGAAATGTGATATGTCTTCATGCAGCAGATCCTTGGAGGAGCTCCACCGTACGATGTCTTTGACTCGAATGATGGTGGTGATGTTTGCTTTGTTCTCTGCTTTGTTCTTCGATGATGATAACCGCCGAGAAAGGCTCCTTGGTAAAATCCCTGATGGAGTGGATTTAATGGCGTTGGAACTGAAGTTCTTAACGGCATTGATCACTGCCTGCAATGCACTggattgtttcttcttctttggtatCATTGGGAAGGGGTTGAGCGAAGGCCTTCTGGGCATAGATTTGAACCCATTTGATGAACATGAATTTGAATCTTCCAAGAGACAGTCTTTGAGCATTCTTGGCCTAATTAGTTCCATCCTGAAACGCTCTCTTTGGCTCACGTAAGAagattaaacaaaaacaaaaagaaaatatctcGAAAGGGAAATGTTTAGTGAGAGTTATAAATTAGATATGTATTTATGTGTGGGGTGACTGACGAGAGTTTGTGGAAAGAGAGAAGCAGCTTCTTCTTGATGGAGATCTCTAGATGATGACAGACTGATGAGAGAAAGAAAGGAACAAAGTTTTTTGcaataataatagtatataattaaGTTAGTTGGTAGGGAATAAAACAAAGTATGTGGGACCTAGGATGTTTCTCTCTACGAGTTGTGAGATTTGGAGCTTCTGCTTGTTTACTTACTCCAGTTTGTAATTTTATAATCGAGACTCTGAAGGTTTGTTGGAGCTTTGTTACACTCGCTCACTGACCTACGGTGTCTATTGTAGTCGGTAGTGTGAGTAGAgagtattattttttaattaaaaaatgatcACAGTGAAGTTTTGAAAGAGAACTGTTTTGTATAATCCTTTTGTTTTCAGTAAatttcttgtgttttttttctgttcTATGCTACAGTGAAGGCCATGTGAATGCTACTATCACTTCTGACAGGGTACATCATCTATCTCCAAGGGGGGGCTTAGTGTGTGATAAAGACTACTACGTTGTTGTTTCTACGCAGGTTCCCACCACCACAGCTACTAGTCGACAGGTTTAGCTAGATGCTTGTGTTTATGTGTTATTTTATCTGAATGCAATTGTTTTTACTGAACAACTTTATTTCGTTAAAGATTCCATAAATGTGGTGAGATACTTTCGTAGTAGGCTTAGTTAGTAGCCATGGTCAGCAATAAAAATCATGTGTAGAATAAGATGGGCCTGCTTTAATGGAGAAGGTAGTGACAAATAGAAGAAGCCGGAAGTGGTTTGTAATGAAGGATGAACTAGATCCACTCAACATGATAAATAGTTTTGCTACTTATGGTGAGCCTCTTAGAGCATGAAAGAGTAGAGTGTAGTGTTGTCGCATAgcctaatattaaaaaaaaacaactcttcaaaaaaagagaaagataaaTAACAAACCCACTTGATTCAGCATACTCGTGGTGATGATTCAGACACTAAACCTCCTCACCGTCTGATTCAGCATAGCCATCGTCTTCCTCGTCGAGCCAAGCATACCCCTCGTCCCTGTGGAGGAAATTCAAGCGCTGTTGATAGTTCGCCGCCTGCCTCAACTGCCTACACAGCACCTCTTCTTCTACTTCCGTCTCACCCATTTCTTTGGGATCACAGTATCTCACCACCATCAACCCAAACTTTCCTGACTCGTCGTCGTCCGGATCCACCAACCTAAACGAATTTGCTAGTGATCTTCCCATCACTCTGACATGCAACACgctgagcaaaaaaaaaaacttactctCAAAGTCTTGCAACTTGTAAGGAAACTAGTAGACCAATAGGGAAGAGACAATGTACCATATGTAGTATAGGCCATCCAATTGTCGTGTCTGAACTCGACCAAGAAACTCGATCAGCATATACCCACCAATGCAAACAACTGGTTCTGGAAGCTTAAAGTTCTGCAATCGATTTTCCTACAAACAAACACTGGTTATCAACAGTTGAGGAGGGTAACAAGACTTGATAGCATAATGCTAAAGACACACATACACACCTGAGCCATTGGAAACTCTTGTGAAGTGTAAGTCCATACATAGTTGTCTTTCTCCTCTGAGTTGTTGTTATCGAGGTGACCCAACCGGAAACGAACATAATCCGAAGAGTATATCGGCGAACCAGGCTGAAAATAAGCTACATATAACAACAATAATGGGGGAACACCACCGTTAAAAACAACAATAAGACAAGGAGGATAACATTGTCGTTGTCACCTTGGAAAGGGTGAATGCTGAACTCAGTAACGACACAGAGATCACCCTTGAGCTTGTAAAGAAGCGTTTCGGGCACTGAAGACTTGTGTTGTCCTGAACTGGACCAATACGAAGGTGTGGCACCAACTTGATCTATTTCGTCGAGTGTGTTCACGATCTTCTTTAGGTAGTTATCGGTGCTGGATGCTATGATGGTATCAGCTATACAGCTTCTGATTGGAGACGACGTGCAGCCTTTAGCCAGTAAAGCAAAAGCCCTGTGCTCTCTTTCTAGTAGCTTTGTATCCATGAGACTACTCCTTGACCATGAGCCTGAGGACTCTTCATTAACACGATCCACACAAGTTAGCTGATGGAACAGCCTGAAGCAGAGCTTCTTCGAGAGACCGTATCTTATCACTGCAAGTTGCCAAATGAAACACGATTCAATTACACTGAGAGAGGAGAAAGCAATTAAAAGAGGTGTCTTTACCGAAGTCTCGCCAGGAGCGTGAGACAGCACTGGCACGGACAAGATCTGATGGGTCGTCTAGACACGAAAGAATCGATAGCAACGTGTCAGTATCAAGCTTGTTCACGAAATCCATCTTGTTCGACCCAATTGATTGAAGTAACCCTACTACAAGAAGAAAGACGAAGGGTTCATTAATCGAGGATGAATATGAGCTCAGAAACAAATGAAAAGTTTGTACCTTCTTTGTTCTTATCGATAAGAGCGACGGtgaccctagagagagagacgtttCGAAGAAGACGACGGTTATTTGTTCATGTCCGTCATCGTTAACCGCAAGGCTAGTTCTAGGTAGTCCTGGGCATTCGGTTCGGGTAATTCGAGTTTCGGTTAATTCAGGTTTTCAATTCTAGTAACCAAATAGGAACCAGGTTACGGTTCGACTCGGATTGGTATGGGTACTTTCTATACTTAATGGGTACTTTCTACCCGAAACATTTTCGGTTTCTATACTTAATGGGTACTTTCTACccgaaataaccgaaaccgGGAAAAAATAGGTTCGAAGACTATAATAAAAACACGTACCAAGTCAAAAACATCGAGATATCCATACCAGAAAAGCAAAAACTACACACAAGTTCAAATTCAaccacaataaaaaaaaactagatctcgatccacACAACCGCGCGGTGTTtagtttcatttatttttatatataaacattttattatcaattctacattggtatatattagtataattttatcgtgtatttttaaaacataataattttatcgtatatttttttattgaattggtTGTTTCCGAATCACGTTTTTTTTCTCggaaaaaattgataattattTAGTTCTTATAATATAGTAGACATATTATTTAGTTCCTATAATCTAGAAAGTGAGTTGTTTAGATCtataataatgataatattagaaattaaatgtaacatgactttttaaTTTCTAGTAATGGGttcattaggtccattttttaaaaaaatcacacattagtcaaagttgtgacttctcttttaatatataagaagtaAATACCAAATTCTTAAACATAAAAAGGCGAAATTAAAACAGCAACAGCCAACATAAAAAGCAAAGAAtttctgttttaaaaataaaatttgaaatgatGATAAGATTGTCAATTAACGTTTTAGTAAAATCTATTTGAGTTGTTTTGGCTTTTTGATGCTATTTTgagaataaaattaataaatacctTTCTTTGTTGCAATTAGGAAATTAGGCTTTGCAATAGAAAAGTACCGTTAGATACTTGGATAAATATAATACGTAATGTAGGTTGATAATTGTCTCATACTTCAAACCATTTAAAAAACAtaccagtttttttttaatcaaaagtGTTATTAATGGGTATCAGCTTTAACCAAAGaatcctaccaaaaaaaaaaagatttaaccAAAGAAAATTAAGGCTTCGAATGGTAAAAGCAGTTCAAACAGGACATATCAAACAGatcatgcagatcaagcaggacAAGTGCAGATCAAGCGGGACAAGTGCAGATCAAGCGGATCATGCAGAAGAGAACcagatcaaataatttattataacttatgaatgacaaaatcagttcaaaactatagatcatatattaaaacaataaaaatgacacttagatatctaaacaaatatctTAGATGTTATAGGATTGGCCGAAATGcctgtaaatattttataagatacttatacttcttttattttcttatttataaaaattaaaaattatatgacaaataataataagtagAGAATGATAATTTTGTATTGTTAaagttgtaaataaaataaaataaaaatattttattcataaaactagataaatatattttaaaagttaagtgttgtaacaaagttatttattgaccaaaccaaaaaaaaaagcagatcaACACCACCAAATGTTGGCGGGTGAGATATATGCATGCAGATCTCCTGCTTTTTCTACAAGAagacaaaaaatattgaactgCATGCAGATCTCCCGTTTGAACTACTTttgcaaacagaaaaaaatgaatgGTGATTACAGTGCGGGAAAACTGCATGTGCAGGAGAACTGCACTTGTCCCGCTCCTCAATTCGGACACTAAAAGCagaaataaaatttactaaaaaagCAGGGAGGGAAGGcttgacttttttttgtcatcttatTTTGATTAATAGTGTAAAACAAAGaatgtcaaatttaaaagtttatCTTATATGGAAAAGGTATTTTGtttaattcataaaatttcatttataaTTGTAAAAGTAATTGGATAAGAAAATGAGGTAAAGTTGTGGGAATTAttgagaaaaaaacatatataagtgCTGGATGGTGTAAATAGATGGCAACGTGTCAGAGAaagtaaaataaagaaaaaagtaatTAAACGTCACTTTGGTGTAGACTCATCAGCGTCGGTTCGAATCAGTTGAACCAATCTTGAAACTTACCAATCAAACACACTATTAGAACGCCGCTTTGCTTCCATAATCACCGGTTCGACTCTGCTCTCCGATGATGAGACCGTCGAGAGACGCCATTCAGTCTTACATGAGCATCACCGGCGCCGACGAGTCACTCGCCATTCAGAGTCTTGAGGTTCCTCCTCCTTTTCTTTTCTGCATTGATTTCGTTTTCGGATAGATTTGAAATGAGTTTAGTGTTTTCAGCTAATTCACTGAGCAGCATCGTATAGGATCTATCAGTGTAGATCCACTAATCGCTAGTGTAAACTTTTTGATCAGGAACATAGCAATAATCTCACTGAAGCCATCAATGCTCACTTCAGGGATGTGGAGAGAAGCATGTATGTTGTTATCTTCTTTGatttttgttctcttcttcttcattgtaTAATAAACACTCTTTCTTTATTTGGTCTTTATCCTTCCAGTCTTGATCCAAGCTCAGACACTCGTCCACAATACAATGCTGTGGAAGATAACAGTCATCATGTTcgtagtggtggtggtggtagcGAGTCTAGGCCAGTTCCAGGCGGACTTCCATCTCTCCTCTCTGCTGCTCGCTCTTTTAGACCCTCGTTGCTTCTAGATCCCAACTACAGGAGAAGTCTGCTTAGGCAGCTCAGTGGCTctgcttcttctcctcctccatcATCTCACACGGGAGAAGTCACAGGGTTCCCTGCTAGCTCTACCTGGGGTGCTGCTAATGATCAGATTCGTCCTCCTGGACTTGGAGATGTCGGAGGAGACGGTTATGCTAGACATTCACCTAGCTACGGATCCCAAGTCTATGGTGGAACAACACATAGGGATGCTGAATCACCTGTCTATGGGAACGATGCGGAAGAAGAAATGATCAGAGCTGCCATCGAGGCTTCAAAGAAGGATTTTGAAGAGGGGACTCGTCACAATGTATAGTATTATAGCTTTCACCGGATCCTGAATTAAATGAGCCTCGCATATTTttctaaccttttttttttgttttggtattgATGCAGGTTCCATCTAGCGTTTTATCTTCAAGAGAGGCTATTAACAAGGAGGACGAGGACATTGCCCGTGCAATTTCTATGTCAATAGAGGTATGGATTAGATATTTTATCTGCTATGTGTACCTGCTGATGTAGGGTGATGTCTCACATTAGCGTTAATGGCTTTCAGATGGAAGAGCAAGAGAGTGTAATGCGAGAGCAACTAGCTGAACTTATGCCTCACTCCGTAGAGCAATCTAATACACATGAAAGTAGCAGATATAAGGTTTGAAACTGAAtttctcttctcctcttttGTAAGACTCATTCTTCCAGCCTCTGATTCGTGAAAGATATCGAATAGTGTGTACGCATATGCACATTGGTATAGTTCCTTAACATTTTCACCCATTTATTTGGGTGACAGTTACATTCCAAGTTTCTTTTTGGTGTAATGTGTTGAAACTCTTTAAGCTAACTAAAGACTTTGTACTTTGAAGCCCGGGAGCTCTACATTACAAGAAAAGCGCGAAGATATTAAACAAAAGCAGCCAATTGATGTAAGCTCTCAGCACGGACATGAAGCTTCTTATCCTGAAGAGGTAATTATTCAAAAACAGTTTGATTTCTCTTATCAGTGATAGTAGCAAAAGCATCTTTTTAGTGACTAGCTTCTAGTTGATCATGTGTTCTTCTTACCCTGTTTTCACCTCCTGTTGCTGGACTTCTACTAGTGGGGTGGCATTCCGTCAAAAGAGCTACAGGAGGCAATAATGCTGGAAAAGGCACTCTTTAGTGGAGTAGCTAGAGAAAATACTTCACATAATAATCTGCCTGGAACTCACACGGAGTCACAGTCTGCTGATAAGAGGGCCATTGGAGAGGTAATCTGCTTATCTTTTGAAGGTGAAAGATGACATGAACATAGTCCAGTGTGTGAACAACTCCTTTCCCATGCATGAATACATACATAGGTAGAACTCAGCCTACAAAAGGGCTTATGTAATCAGAGTAAACCCTAAGATTTTCAGCCAATATAAAGATATGATCATTAAAGGAAAATGCGTCTGAAATGTGGTTTAGCATTGATTTCATAACTACAGATCCTTAATATTCAATCTGGGTTGTAATGCCTGTCCAGTGAATGCTAATATTCACAATTGTTTTGGGTACGTCACTTGTGGCAGGAAGCTGAGAGATCTTCCATTACGAAGAAGGAAGCACTTCCCATAGAGCCATCAGTGGATAATGAAGATGCCATCACTCTACTTGTTAGAATGCCAGATAGCAGCCGTCATGGTCGTCGCTTTCTCAAATCAGACAAGCTTAAGGTGAAGTTTCCAAGTCTCGAGTGATTAGTGTGAGTAACATTTTTTCGTATTTAAGCTTCCTTAACAGTTGTTTGGTTGAATTGTAGTACCTATTTGACTTCATAGATGCTGCTGGACTAGTCAAACCAGGCACATATAGAGTGGTAAGCCTAGTGATGAGCGGTATTCTATTTGAGTATATGTCACTTCTAAGATTCGTTTATATTAGTTTCTGCTGCTACAAGCCTCTCTTATAAGTGGTATGAATGTGTAAATAGATTAGAGCATATCCTCGACGTGCATTCAGCCTTCAAGACGGTGCCTTAACCTTTGAGGAACTGAGTCTCACCAACAAGCAAGAAGCGTTGTTTCTGGAACTACTGATATAGTAGTAGCAATGTGTACCTCTGAGATGATGATAGCAGAAACTAGTTGAGTTCAATGTACTGTAAGCCTTTAACCGCTTTCGTAGCTTTAGACCCAACGCATGGTTACACACATTGTTGTAAACTCTCATATGTTTTTGCTAATGTTGAATCTCCGGTTTGAAACACTTTATACTGgcatttacaaatatatatttgaggCCCAATTATAATATATTCAAGGGTGATGTCCAAAAGCATGCAAAATGTAAAATCGACGAGACAAccaaaagaaatttaaatattatttaattagtttttcttttaatattagGGAGCCCATCAGTGGCGTATCCACCGTGCTCCGCCTGATGCAAGTCGGTACTAAAACActgagaaaattaaataaaataaatattataaaaaaatcgcCGACAAATCTGAGATCTCTCCAATTATAAGATTTGCATCTGATCTTGTgtcgaagaagaagatatttcgAGTGGTGAAGAAGCTGAGCTAAGCTAAGCTATGGGGCTACCTTCTTCGAAACGTAATAATCAGCGTCAATGGAGCCTCCTCGACATCGTAACCGCCGCCTTCTTCGGCATcgtcctcctcttcttcatcctacTCTTCACTCCTCTCGGCGATTCCATGGCCGCCTCCGGCCGCCAAACGCTGCTTCTCTCCACCGCGTCAGATCCGAGGCAACGCCAGCGGCTGGTGACGCTGGTTGAGTCCGGTCAGCATTTGCAGCCGATCGAGTATTGTCCCGCGGATGCTGTGGCTCACATGCCTTGCGAGGATCCGAGGAGGAACAGCCAGCTTAGTCGGGAGATGAATTTCTATAGGGAGAGACATTGTCCGTTGCCGGAGGAGACTCCTCTCTGCTTGATTCCTCCGCCTGCTGGTTATAAGATCTCT encodes:
- the LOC106438616 gene encoding uncharacterized protein LOC106438616 translates to MELIRPRMLKDCLLEDSNSCSSNGFKSMPRRPSLNPFPMIPKKKKQSSALQAVINAVKNFSSNAIKSTPSGILPRSLSRRLSSSKNKAENKANITTIIRVKDIVRWSSSKDLLHEDISHFQPHQCTTKTITGSSTGSDTSSSSWCDSDFTSEFLPSAWGGNVEKEEGGENHKLQCVGEDSCTAVTDADTVVGPEDLQCEEEQNSPVSVLEIQLGEDDEASDSSFSQCLDNVERTKQKLMETIQRFENLANISPFNLEEWGEESCKDESCDTEIEEEEDDTDEVEEKAAELWERVKERHAIWIHEEHLIMDYFRDELMQRTNETHQHFEEQLVGEAKRWLEGQRVSELECGTGEQRRQACARDIERLDWNDKRMKEEREEVAMQIEEGLFSLLMNETLYTLFE
- the LOC106438611 gene encoding F-box protein At4g00755-like — translated: MDFVNKLDTDTLLSILSCLDDPSDLVRASAVSRSWRDFVIRYGLSKKLCFRLFHQLTCVDRVNEESSGSWSRSSLMDTKLLEREHRAFALLAKGCTSSPIRSCIADTIIASSTDNYLKKIVNTLDEIDQVGATPSYWSSSGQHKSSVPETLLYKLKGDLCVVTEFSIHPFQAYFQPGSPIYSSDYVRFRLGHLDNNNSEEKDNYVWTYTSQEFPMAQENRLQNFKLPEPVVCIGGYMLIEFLGRVQTRQLDGLYYICVLHVRVMGRSLANSFRLVDPDDDESGKFGLMVVRYCDPKEMGETEVEEEVLCRQLRQAANYQQRLNFLHRDEGYAWLDEEDDGYAESDGEEV
- the LOC106438607 gene encoding plant UBX domain-containing protein 9 isoform X2, with the protein product MMRPSRDAIQSYMSITGADESLAIQSLEEHSNNLTEAINAHFRDVERSILDPSSDTRPQYNAVEDNSHHVRSGGGGSESRPVPGGLPSLLSAARSFRPSLLLDPNYRRSLLRQLSGSASSPPPSSHTGEVTGFPASSTWGAANDQIRPPGLGDVGGDGYARHSPSYGSQVYGGTTHRDAESPVYGNDAEEEMIRAAIEASKKDFEEGTRHNVPSSVLSSREAINKEDEDIARAISMSIEMEEQESVMREQLAELMPHSVEQSNTHESSRYKPGSSTLQEKREDIKQKQPIDVSSQHGHEASYPEEWGGIPSKELQEAIMLEKALFSGVARENTSHNNLPGTHTESQSADKRAIGERSSITKKEALPIEPSVDNEDAITLLVRMPDSSRHGRRFLKSDKLKYLFDFIDAAGLVKPGTYRVIRAYPRRAFSLQDGALTFEELSLTNKQEALFLELLI
- the LOC106438607 gene encoding plant UBX domain-containing protein 9 isoform X1 yields the protein MMRPSRDAIQSYMSITGADESLAIQSLEEHSNNLTEAINAHFRDVERSILDPSSDTRPQYNAVEDNSHHVRSGGGGSESRPVPGGLPSLLSAARSFRPSLLLDPNYRRSLLRQLSGSASSPPPSSHTGEVTGFPASSTWGAANDQIRPPGLGDVGGDGYARHSPSYGSQVYGGTTHRDAESPVYGNDAEEEMIRAAIEASKKDFEEGTRHNVPSSVLSSREAINKEDEDIARAISMSIEMEEQESVMREQLAELMPHSVEQSNTHESSRYKPGSSTLQEKREDIKQKQPIDVSSQHGHEASYPEEWGGIPSKELQEAIMLEKALFSGVARENTSHNNLPGTHTESQSADKRAIGEEAERSSITKKEALPIEPSVDNEDAITLLVRMPDSSRHGRRFLKSDKLKYLFDFIDAAGLVKPGTYRVIRAYPRRAFSLQDGALTFEELSLTNKQEALFLELLI